In Mucilaginibacter sp. KACC 22063, the genomic stretch ATCGTACCGGCTTAGGCACAGTAGTGATGTTTTCGCCGTTTGCATTTATCCTGGTGATGTCATTCGGTATTAACCGAATCTCAACGCCGGTTTTAATATTCCTGTTCCTGGCGTTTTCAGCTGTTATGGGCATGAGCTTAAGCTTTATTTTCCTGGCTTATACATCAGCGTCAATTTTTGGTGTATTTGTAACCGCATCTGTAGTGTTTGGTGTAATGGCCATTGGCGGATACGTGACCAACAAGGACCTGACCAGCTTTGGCGGATTAATGGTTATGGGCCTTGTAGGTATTATCATTGCCTCTTTTGCTAATATGTTTTTAAAAAGCGAGGGACTTGACAAAGCAATCACTTATATAAGCGTAGCAGTATTTGTAGGCTTAACTGCTTATGACGTACAAAAGTTAAAACGCATTGGCGCAGGTTTAGAATACGGCAGCGCAGCAGCAGGTAAAATGGCTATTATGGGTGCATTAACTTTGTATCTTGATTTCATCAATCTGTTCCTGTCTTTACTAAGATTATTCGGCAGAAGAAGATAATCTGCACAAAATATTTTGAGAAGGGCTGCCCAATGGGTAGCCCTTTTTTGTTGCATAGGTTTTCCTTTATATGGCTACTTTGTGATTTAAATTGAGGTAGTACTAACCTGACATAACCTTTTTCAAATGTGACCTCGGGCTTGTTGCGGCAAACACAGGCAGTGCTAAAACGCTGAAACAACAAAGCAACAAGGCCAAGTCACGAGTTTCTTTTGTATACTTTTCTTTGACGGCCAAAGAAAAGTATCATTAACAATGTCCGCATTCAATATTATAATCTTAACTTAGGTTTCCCAATTACAAACCACATCTGATGAAAACGATATTTAAAAGCCTGCTACTGTTATTTATTTTCGTTGTTACCATTAACTGCACAGCGAAAGTTGCTACAAGCAAACCGCGCGTGCTGGTATTTAGTAAAACAGCAGGCTACCATCATAAGTCTATCGGCCCGGGCATGGTAGCCATAGCCAAACTTGGAGCTGAAAACAACTTTGACGTTGATACCACAACAGATGCTTCTAAGTTTACTACAGATAACCTTAAGCAGTACGCTGCCGTAATTTTTCTAAGTACAACCGGCGATGTACTTAATGATACCCAACAGGATGCGTTTAAGCAATACATAGAAGCAGGACATGGTTTTGTAGGTGTACACGCAGCTACCGATACCGAATACGACTGGCCGTGGTATGGCAACCTGGTTGGCGCTTATTTCAAAAGTCACCCGGCACAGCAGGAAGCTACTTTCAATGTGGTTGATCGCAAATTTATCGCTACTAAACACCTGCCCGCTGTTTGGAAACGCTTTGACGAGCTTTACAATTTTAAATGGCTTGCGCCAGACCTGCACGTGCTGATCACCATTGATGAGAAGACTTATAAAGGCGGCGAAAACGGCGACAATCACCCGATGAGCTGGTACCATGACTACGATGGCGGCCGTGCTTTTTATACAGAACTTGGCCATACGGATGAATCATACCAGGATCCGTTGTACCTCAAACACCTTTTAGGCGGTATCAAATACGCAATGGGCAAGGCTAAATGACCTGCCTTATTCTGTAAAACTTTTAATTCTGTTTCAGACCATTAAGCACATTTGCTTTTTACAAGCTTATTGTGCAATTTTGCAACGCTTATAGAGAAAGATGGAGGGATTAGACCCTGCGAAATCTTAGCAACCTGTGCTTACAAGGTGCTACATTCTACTTAAACTCTACGACTTGATGGGTTTAGGACAGATAAGCGAAAGTCAGCGGATAAACCGCCTTTTTTCGTATAAGCTTAAGTCAGTATCAAGTATTTAGTAGCAGGTATCAAGATGATTTGATATCAGCAACTTAATGCCCTATGTGTGGTAATACTAACTACCTGATACGTGCTACTTGATACTTCAACATGAGCATTAAAGAAGAGTTAAAAAAACGTATACTAGTTATAGACGGTGCTATGGGTACCATGATCCAGCGGTATCAGCTTACAGAAGCAGATTTTCGTGGCGATCGGTTTAAAAATCACCCGTCAGACCTTAAAGGTAATAACGACCTGCTGAATATCACGCGCCCGGATGTGATTAAGGCTATTCACCTGGAATACCTTGCCGCCGGGGCCGATATTATTGAAACCAATACGTTCAGCACGCAGCGCATTTCACTGGCCGACTACCACATGGAAGAGCTGGCTTATGAACTAAGTTATGAAGGTGCACGCATAGCACGTGAAGCGGTTGACGAATGGAATGCTAAAACTCCTGAAAAACCACGCTACGTAGCTGGTGCCGTTGGGCCAACCAACCGTACGGCATCTTTATCGCCGGATGTAAATGATCCGGGTTATCGTGCGGTTACCTTTGATGATCTTGCCGAAGCATACTATGACCAGGTACGCGGTTTAGTGGATGGCGGCAGTGACCTGATCCTGATTGAAACCATTTTTGATACGCTAAATGCCAAAGCAGCAATTTTTGCTGTACAGCGTTACGGAAACGAGACTGGCAAACACCTTCCGATCATGATTTCGGGCACTATTACCGATGCTTCGGGACGTACACTTTCGGGGCAAACTGTCGAAGCTTTCTGGAATTCGATACGCCATGCCAACCTGCTTTCGGTCGGGCTTAACTGTGCTTTGGGAGCTAAAGAAATGCGACCGCATATTGAGGAGTTATCCGAGAAAGCAGATGTTTTCATCTCTGCTTATCCAAATGCAGGCCTTCCTAACGAGTTTGGAGGTTATGATGAAATGCCGCATGAAACCGCTCATTTTATCGATGACTTTTTACAGGCCGGTTTTGTTAATATTGTTGGTGGCTGCTGTGGTACCACGCCAGAGCATATTAAATGTATTGCAGAAAGAGCGGCTAAATATCCGCCGCGCGAAATTCCTGCCCAGGAGCCTTACATGCGTTTAAGCGGATTGGAAGCAGTTACCATTACCCCGCTTACCAACTTTGTAAACGTTGGCGAGCGTACCAATATCACCGGTTCGCCTAAGTTTTCTAAATTAATACTGGCCGAAAATTACGAAGAGGCTTTAACCGTTGCACGCCAGCAAGTGGAAGGCGGTGCCCAGGTGATTGACATCAACATGGACGAAGGCATGATTGATTCGGAAGCCGTAATGGTTAAGTTTCTTAACCTCGTAGCTTCCGAGCCTGATATTGCCAAACTTCCCATCATGATCGACTCGTCGAAATGGACGGTTATCGAAGCGGGCTTAAAATGCCTGCAAGGCAAGGGCATCGTTAACTCTATCTCGCTTAAAGAGGGCGAAGAAAGGTTTAAAGAATATGCCCGTAAAATATTAAGCTACGGTGCGGCTACCGTTGTAATGGCCTTTGACGAACATGGTCAGGCCGACTCGTACCAGCGCCGTATTGAGATATGCGAACGCTCATATAACATCCTTGTCAATGAGGTAGGCTTCCCGCCGCAGGATATCATCTTCGACCCTAATATTCTTACTGTTGCTACCGGCCTTGAAGAACACAACAACTATGCGGTAGACTTTATCGAAGCTACCCGCTGGATAAAACAAAACCTGCCGCTTGCCAAAGTAAGCGGTGGTGTAAGCAACATTTCGTTCTCGTTCCGTGGTAATAACGTAGTACGCGAGGCTATGCACTCGGCATTCCTTTACCATGCTATTAAAGCAGGCATGGATATGGGTATTGTTAACGCCGGCATGCTGGAGGTTTATGAACAGATACCGCCCGAACTGTTAATAAAAGTTGAAGATGTACTCCTTAACCGCCACCCGGAAGCCACCGAACGTCTGGTGGAGTTTGCCGAAACGGTAAAAAGCAAAGGCAAAGAAATTATTAAAGACGAGGCCTGGCGTAACGCCCCGGTACAGGAACGCCTTTCACATGCACTGGTTAAAGGCATTATTGAGTATTTGGATGCCGACGTTGAAGAAGCGCGTCAGCAATATGCCCGTCCACTTGAGGTGATCGAAGGACCGCTGATGGATGGCATGAATATCGTAGGCGACCTGTTTGGCTCGGGCAAAATGTTTTTACCCCAAGTGGTAAAATCTGCCCGGGTAATGAAAAAAGCAGTTGCTTATTTGTTACCATTTATTGAAGCAGAAAAGTTAAAAAATCCCGGTGGAGGCACC encodes the following:
- a CDS encoding Bax inhibitor-1/YccA family protein, giving the protein MENNQRDFAYENVMQLDDSQTSSRKFIANVFLWMFIALGLSAFTAYWFAHDVNLLTTLIDVNTGHRTGLGTVVMFSPFAFILVMSFGINRISTPVLIFLFLAFSAVMGMSLSFIFLAYTSASIFGVFVTASVVFGVMAIGGYVTNKDLTSFGGLMVMGLVGIIIASFANMFLKSEGLDKAITYISVAVFVGLTAYDVQKLKRIGAGLEYGSAAAGKMAIMGALTLYLDFINLFLSLLRLFGRRR
- a CDS encoding ThuA domain-containing protein; the protein is MKTIFKSLLLLFIFVVTINCTAKVATSKPRVLVFSKTAGYHHKSIGPGMVAIAKLGAENNFDVDTTTDASKFTTDNLKQYAAVIFLSTTGDVLNDTQQDAFKQYIEAGHGFVGVHAATDTEYDWPWYGNLVGAYFKSHPAQQEATFNVVDRKFIATKHLPAVWKRFDELYNFKWLAPDLHVLITIDEKTYKGGENGDNHPMSWYHDYDGGRAFYTELGHTDESYQDPLYLKHLLGGIKYAMGKAK
- the metH gene encoding methionine synthase, which produces MSIKEELKKRILVIDGAMGTMIQRYQLTEADFRGDRFKNHPSDLKGNNDLLNITRPDVIKAIHLEYLAAGADIIETNTFSTQRISLADYHMEELAYELSYEGARIAREAVDEWNAKTPEKPRYVAGAVGPTNRTASLSPDVNDPGYRAVTFDDLAEAYYDQVRGLVDGGSDLILIETIFDTLNAKAAIFAVQRYGNETGKHLPIMISGTITDASGRTLSGQTVEAFWNSIRHANLLSVGLNCALGAKEMRPHIEELSEKADVFISAYPNAGLPNEFGGYDEMPHETAHFIDDFLQAGFVNIVGGCCGTTPEHIKCIAERAAKYPPREIPAQEPYMRLSGLEAVTITPLTNFVNVGERTNITGSPKFSKLILAENYEEALTVARQQVEGGAQVIDINMDEGMIDSEAVMVKFLNLVASEPDIAKLPIMIDSSKWTVIEAGLKCLQGKGIVNSISLKEGEERFKEYARKILSYGAATVVMAFDEHGQADSYQRRIEICERSYNILVNEVGFPPQDIIFDPNILTVATGLEEHNNYAVDFIEATRWIKQNLPLAKVSGGVSNISFSFRGNNVVREAMHSAFLYHAIKAGMDMGIVNAGMLEVYEQIPPELLIKVEDVLLNRHPEATERLVEFAETVKSKGKEIIKDEAWRNAPVQERLSHALVKGIIEYLDADVEEARQQYARPLEVIEGPLMDGMNIVGDLFGSGKMFLPQVVKSARVMKKAVAYLLPFIEAEKLKNPGGGTSSSAGKILLATVKGDVHDIGKNIVGVVLACNNFEVIDLGVMVPAQRILDEARKQNVDIIGLSGLITPSLDEMVHFAKEMEREGFTIPLIVGGATTSRIHAAVKIAPNYSGAAIHVLDASRSVTVCSSLLNKDTKDAYIAGTKAEYEKAREAHLNKRSDKRFVSITDARNQKCQINLNGSVPPKPTFTGTKVFEAFPLEELVPYIDWTPFFHTWELRGSYPKIFNDQHVGTEAKKLYDDAQVLLNRIIKERLLQANGVIGFWPANSIGDDIELYSDESRTQLLSKIHTLRQQAEKVKGEPYYALSDFIAPKDSGVPDYFGGFAVTAGIGCDELVAEFERDHDDYNSIMAKAIADRLAEAFAEKMHELVRRKYWGYAKNETLDNQQLIKEEYQGIRPAPGYPACPDHTEKTTLFDLLKAEDNAHMHLTESLAMMPAASVSGFYFAHPEARYFGLGKISKDQVEDYAHRKGMSVETVERWLGPNLNY